The genome window CTCACGCAGCCCACGGCGACCCAGAAGGCGGACATCCCGGAGACGAAGGCGAGCCCCGGCAGTCCGATCAGCAGCCAGGCCGATTCGCCGCTCGCCCGTTCCGAGAAGGCGGCGACCCAGGCGCCGAGCTTGCGGTCGGCCAGCAGGTAGGCGTCCTGGGAGCGGTTGAGACGCACGGCCGCGAAGCCGACCGCCACGGTCATGGCGAAGTAGATCAGGAAACCTGCGATCAGGGGGTTCATGGACTCCTTCCGGCGATGCCGCTGTTCCGTGCGGCCGTCGCCGAGTATAGGGATCAGTCCGCAAGTGGACAACCGCTAAGGCGTGGACTTATGATGCGGCTCTCACTCGTGCCAAGGAGCAGTCATGGGCCGCAAGAAGTATCACGGCCGCCGCGTATCGGCGATGATCTTCGACCTCGACGGGACGCTCATCGACTCGGGGCTGGACATCGCCCTCTCGGCCAATTTCGCGCGCGGCCACTTCGGTCTGGCGGCGCTCGACGAGGCGACGGCGATCTCCTACGTCGGGGACGGCGTGGAGAAGCTCCTGGAACGGGCCCTGACCGTGGACGGCGTCGCGCCCGCGCCGGAGATGGTCGCCGAGGGCCTGGGGGTGTTCCGCGACCACTACGGCCGTCACTGCCTGGACACCACCGCGCTCTATCCCGGCGTCCTCGACACCCTGCTGCATTTCCATCGCCTGCCGATGATGATCGCCACCAACAAACCGCGCGCGTTCACGGATGCCATCCTCGCCGGACTGCACGTGGACGGCGCCTTCCGGCGCGTCGTGACGGCCGACGAAGCCCCCAGGAAGCCCGATCCCGCGCAGCTGGCGATGTGCCTAGACGGACTGGACGTCGCGCCCGCCGAGGTAGCCGTGGTGGGCGACAGCCCCAACGACATCCGTGCGGCCCGCGCCCTGGGCGCGGTGGCCGTGGGAGTGACCTACGGCCTGAAGCCGGCGGGGGTGATCCGCGCCGAGCAACCCGACTTGATCCTGACAGCCTTCGCCGAGCTCCGCGACGCCTTCCCCGCGCGGGACACGCTCTGAGGGGGCGCTGCGCGCGGCGCCGCGTCCCGTCCCCGCCTCCGGCCTTCATGCCTTGACGGCCGGAGGCGCTGCGTTATGCTGGCACGCGAAACCAGCCACGCATCCCTCGACGGGAGGCTTCCCCATGCCGGTCACGCGCCCCCTGTTCACGCCCTTCGCCACCGCGGCGGGGACGATGTGCATCCCTCCCGCGCGCGCCCGCTCCGGCCTGCTCGACTGGGCGCGCGGCTTCAAGCTGGGCACCGCCGGCTACCGCGACCTGCTCGATCCGCAGGACATGCACAGCCCCCGTGTCCCCTTCAACAGCCTGAACGTGGCGGTGATGCTGTACGCGCGGGCGCAGCTCGCCCTCGATGAGGGGCTGGCGCATCTGCACGTGGGCGGCGAGGTGCGGCCCCACACCCGGGAGTTCATCGACCTGGCGGCGCGCATCTACGCGGGCGCCGGCATCGTCGTGCATCTCAGGCCGATCGGTCACGACACGACGCCCATCTGGCTCTCGTCCTTCGGCGTGAACTACGAGGAACTGGACGGCGGCGAGAACTTCACCGCATCCCACAGCCCCAGCTTCAAGGGCGGCTGGAAGCCCATGGACGCCAGCGGCATGCAGTTGCTGGGCCTAGCCCGGCGCATCGCGGACAGGACGCGCGTGCTGGCGCTGCAGGCAGGCGGGGCGGGCCTGGAGATCCCGCTGGCGGCCAGCGACGATCCCCTGATCAAGCGTGATTTCGATCCCCTCGAGCCGTATGCCGCCGGTCTGCGCGCCATCGTGCCCGCGTCCCTGCTGGACGAGATCCCCGCGGCTCGCGAGCGCGGTTTCCGCGCCTCGATCTGCACCGAGGGCGGCAGCATGGCCGCGACCGCGCGGCGGGTCTTCGCGCAGCTCGGCATCGGCTGCGACGGGGACGGTCCCGTAGCGTTCACCCACGAACAGGAATCGAGCGACTACCACGGCATCGGCATCGTCGACGGCGTGAACCACGGCGTCGATCCCGGCAAGTGGCAGGTCTACAAGCATATCGGCGCGCAGGCGACTCTGCGCGATCGATCGGCCGACGTGGTCTTCATCTGGGATCCCGACGGCGATCGCTTCAACATGGTGACCGTCGCGCCTGCGGCGCGCGCGCAGGACGCCCGCGCGGCCGGTCTCGAGGTGGATCCTCTGGACCGGGATCGCTGTCTGGTCTTCTTCAGGCCCAACCAGATCTACTTCATGCTCGCCGCCGTCAGGCTCGAGACACTGCACGCGGAAGGCAGGCTCGACGACGTCGACTGGATCGTCGCCACGACCTGGCCCACCAGCCGCAGCATCGGCGAGCTGGCCGAGACGTTCAACCGTCTCCACGGCGCGTCGCTGAAGACCCATCGCGTGCCGGTCGGTTTCAAGTATTTCGGCGGCCTCGTGGCCGATCTCGAGCGGCAGCTCCTGGACGCCGACCAGGACGCCCCGCCGCCGACCACGTCCGCCACCGATGTCACCGGCGACACGGTCGCCTTCGGACCGCGGCCGCGCCTGGCGATCATGGCGGAGGAGAGCGGCGGCGCGGCC of bacterium contains these proteins:
- a CDS encoding HAD-IA family hydrolase produces the protein MGRKKYHGRRVSAMIFDLDGTLIDSGLDIALSANFARGHFGLAALDEATAISYVGDGVEKLLERALTVDGVAPAPEMVAEGLGVFRDHYGRHCLDTTALYPGVLDTLLHFHRLPMMIATNKPRAFTDAILAGLHVDGAFRRVVTADEAPRKPDPAQLAMCLDGLDVAPAEVAVVGDSPNDIRAARALGAVAVGVTYGLKPAGVIRAEQPDLILTAFAELRDAFPARDTL